The following proteins are encoded in a genomic region of Synechococcus sp. ROS8604:
- a CDS encoding sulfotransferase domain-containing protein gives MLNLHWCECRAAARQGKLQHKQLQQLLEAAAAAKRWDRIRHWTLPLLKFAISEGEREGSAVACAAWLLQQRHPKLAKDCLELVNWQNAAAQTWHLRSCVAKSLGLEAEEQQHLIRTLVLPGGLPIATYRLGQLHRARGDFDQAAAWFLASLRCNPEPFHIHNELQFTRCSERFLPELVDFYTQLCNQQPQRALPRQLLAHYILKQGRIKKAIRQSRRAARLELGSLSKQLDEQKAAPTPPDFVIIGVPKGGTTSLIRWLNHCPNLWCHPRKELSFFDGNFELGHEWYCAQFPRFKADAKVLRGEATPNYFSHLPTPERFATLMPHGRAILLLRDPVQRALSWVRHLQRLEGLEGSLDHWLTLELDQLEALSSEELLHHPRIGTGALQDSCYDVHLRNWQKHIDVSKQMLVLSSESLFETPASQLQRVLSFLDQPDDPSPWMNEWRAVNVNPGVPEQVSPGLSKRLEEFLYARCQKALTMSKMQITYKMKNPAHH, from the coding sequence ATGCTGAATTTGCATTGGTGCGAATGCCGCGCAGCAGCCCGCCAGGGGAAATTGCAACACAAGCAACTCCAACAGCTGTTGGAGGCAGCCGCTGCGGCAAAACGCTGGGATCGGATTCGGCACTGGACTCTGCCACTGCTGAAGTTTGCAATCTCAGAGGGAGAGAGAGAAGGCAGTGCAGTCGCCTGTGCGGCTTGGCTGCTGCAGCAACGCCATCCCAAATTGGCTAAAGATTGCCTGGAACTGGTGAATTGGCAAAACGCAGCTGCACAAACGTGGCACTTGCGCAGCTGCGTTGCCAAAAGCTTGGGCTTAGAAGCAGAAGAGCAGCAGCACCTGATTCGAACCTTGGTGCTCCCAGGCGGCTTACCGATTGCAACGTACCGCCTAGGTCAGCTCCATCGAGCTCGCGGCGATTTTGATCAAGCTGCTGCCTGGTTTTTGGCGTCCCTACGTTGCAACCCTGAGCCCTTCCACATCCACAACGAACTGCAATTCACGCGCTGCAGCGAGCGTTTCTTGCCAGAACTCGTTGATTTCTACACGCAACTTTGCAACCAACAACCCCAGAGAGCACTCCCAAGACAACTCTTAGCCCATTACATCTTGAAGCAAGGCCGCATAAAAAAGGCCATCCGTCAGTCGCGCCGGGCCGCTCGCCTGGAATTGGGTTCACTCAGCAAACAACTGGACGAACAAAAAGCAGCGCCCACACCCCCTGACTTCGTGATCATTGGCGTTCCCAAAGGAGGCACAACCTCTCTCATCCGCTGGCTGAACCATTGCCCCAATCTTTGGTGTCATCCCCGCAAAGAACTGAGCTTTTTTGATGGAAATTTCGAACTTGGGCATGAGTGGTACTGCGCTCAATTCCCCCGCTTTAAAGCCGATGCCAAGGTGCTGCGAGGGGAAGCCACTCCAAACTATTTCAGCCATCTACCAACCCCAGAGCGGTTTGCGACATTGATGCCTCACGGCCGGGCCATCCTTCTTCTGCGTGATCCAGTCCAGAGGGCCTTGAGCTGGGTCCGCCATCTCCAACGCCTGGAAGGCTTAGAAGGCAGCCTTGATCACTGGCTCACGCTTGAATTGGACCAACTCGAAGCCTTAAGCAGCGAGGAGCTTCTTCACCATCCCCGCATTGGCACCGGGGCCTTGCAAGACAGCTGTTACGACGTTCATCTGCGCAACTGGCAGAAGCACATCGATGTGAGCAAGCAAATGCTCGTGCTTTCGAGCGAATCACTGTTTGAAACGCCAGCGTCGCAGCTGCAACGGGTTCTTTCTTTCTTAGATCAACCCGACGACCCGTCGCCCTGGATGAACGAGTGGCGAGCCGTGAATGTGAATCCTGGCGTCCCAGAACAAGTATCTCCGGGGCTCTCAAAGCGACTTGAGGAATTCCTCTACGCCCGATGTCAGAAAGCCCTCACAATGTCGAAGATGCAGATTACGTATAAAATGAAAAACCCTGCCCACCACTAG
- a CDS encoding lipopolysaccharide assembly protein LapB, whose protein sequence is MSNGSVPSDLQNALKDLGSNADQLEQVDPELFERVARWRRACGDAEGAATWQTWSLMPPEREELKRNLSQLWLNLDEPALAAQILGNKSGRQDDSWEQLTLLLKQAKLLEATALQKKLLSNPPELSIQTLLALVVAWKQAEQPQQALDLLQPMLLRIQQRNEIPTAPVCNTVAKLLDDLKRFDEGEQWWLRSHRSQPQQTWPLMRLARHALRKQQFPVVVHYSTEVLNREPDHSFAPDLQSKGLIGMGASKSLALMRGESPPQPNPDPHFHCPEPELWDQCRQLALVGFSEANLVEHWFQALAEETSATNPSAPQLPLKLWLIASPDPLWLRHQVEALRSRLNQTIEIEQWPSWDSQRHGSAQLIVEFAAESPGWRQQLSQPC, encoded by the coding sequence ATGAGTAACGGATCCGTCCCCTCCGACCTTCAAAACGCTCTCAAGGACCTCGGCAGCAACGCTGACCAGTTGGAGCAAGTGGATCCAGAACTGTTTGAGCGGGTCGCACGTTGGCGCAGGGCCTGTGGAGACGCGGAAGGTGCTGCCACTTGGCAAACCTGGAGCCTGATGCCTCCTGAGCGAGAGGAACTCAAACGCAACCTGTCTCAGCTTTGGCTCAATCTCGATGAACCAGCACTCGCGGCACAGATTCTTGGTAATAAATCAGGACGGCAGGACGACAGTTGGGAACAACTGACCCTCCTCCTCAAGCAAGCCAAGCTTTTGGAAGCCACCGCTCTGCAAAAAAAACTCCTCAGCAATCCTCCTGAACTCAGCATCCAAACGCTGCTGGCCTTGGTGGTGGCTTGGAAACAAGCGGAGCAACCCCAACAGGCACTCGACCTTCTGCAACCGATGCTGCTGCGAATACAACAGCGCAATGAAATCCCAACGGCCCCTGTTTGCAACACCGTTGCCAAACTACTTGACGACTTAAAACGTTTCGATGAAGGGGAGCAATGGTGGCTGCGCAGCCATCGCTCGCAACCACAACAAACTTGGCCGCTGATGCGACTCGCCCGCCATGCCCTGCGCAAACAGCAATTCCCCGTTGTTGTTCACTACTCCACGGAAGTGCTCAATCGCGAGCCCGATCATTCTTTTGCCCCAGATTTGCAGAGCAAAGGATTGATCGGAATGGGCGCATCAAAGTCGCTAGCACTGATGCGAGGAGAATCTCCTCCCCAGCCCAATCCTGATCCACACTTTCACTGCCCTGAGCCAGAGCTTTGGGATCAGTGCAGGCAGCTTGCCCTCGTGGGGTTTTCTGAAGCCAACCTTGTTGAACACTGGTTTCAAGCATTAGCCGAGGAGACATCAGCAACCAACCCATCTGCTCCCCAGCTCCCGCTCAAACTTTGGTTGATTGCGAGTCCTGACCCCCTATGGCTACGACACCAAGTTGAAGCGCTCCGGTCCAGGCTCAATCAAACGATCGAGATTGAGCAGTGGCCCTCTTGGGATTCACAACGCCATGGATCGGCTCAGCTGATTGTGGAGTTTGCAGCTGAATCTCCAGGCTGGCGCCAACAGCTATCGCAACCATGCTGA